The Pelodiscus sinensis isolate JC-2024 chromosome 6, ASM4963464v1, whole genome shotgun sequence genome has a segment encoding these proteins:
- the LOC102454978 gene encoding myogenesis-regulating glycosidase has translation MYTFLPENFTPVKPKPSKELKPMIGAIVVGLILLIAAVVAWCYYTASLRKAERLKTELMDLRKDGFVIKNQHGEVVFRLAFQSGSLDLESCSKEGEILTCTRSDKGKLNFFIQTVKPKDTVMCYRVRWEEFVADTAVEHTMFWEDAHWYGGCEMSVQHWPIRLPGYQEPTPFVTSDVYSFRDSFGGILERYWLSSKAAAIKINDSVPFHLGFNASERSLFFQARYKDSPYKPPLGQQPFPELSYRVCVGSDVTSIHKYMVRRYFNKPSKIPSEIAFRYPIWSTWALYKNDIDQDKLLRFAEKIKKYRFNCSHIEIDDTYTQTYGDFDFDPVKFPNVTEMFKTLKKEGFKVTLWTHPFINYNSSNFGVGIERQLFIKEPTGKLPAMVKWWNGIGAILDFTNPAAREWFQSQLKQLRSKYGIASFKFDAGEVSYLPKQFSTFRPLSDPNIWSRRYTEMAVPFYELAEVRVGYQSQNISCFFRIIDRDSVWGYELGLKSLIPTVLTISMLGYPFISADMIGGNFFPNKTEGAVEIPDQELYIRWLELSAFMPSMQFSIPPWLYDKEVIEIAQKFTELHESLVAPLLLELAGEVTDTGDPIIRPIWWISPNDRSTHEIDSQFLIGDTLMVAPVLELGKQERDVYLPAGKWRSYKGELFEKTPVLLTDYPVDLDEVAYFLWVS, from the coding sequence ATGTACACGTTCCTGCCTGAAAACTTCACCCCGGTGAAGCCGAAGCCGTCCAAGGAGCTGAAACCCATGATCGGTGCAATAGTTGTGGGGCTCATCCTACTCATCGCGGCGGTGGTGGCCTGGTGCTATTACACGGCGTCACTGAGGAAGGCGGAGCGGCTCAAGACGGAGCTGATGGACCTGCGGAAGGATGGGTTCGTCATCAAAAACCAGCATGGAGAGGTGGTCTTCAGACTGGCCTTCCAGTCGGGCAGCCTCGACCTGGAGTCCTGCTCGAAAGAAGGGGAGATTTTAACCTGCACCAGGTCGGACAAAGGGAAGCTGAATTTCTTCATTCAGACGGTCAAGCCCAAGGACACGGTGATGTGCTACCGCGTCCGCTGGGAGGAGTTTGTGGCGGACACGGCGGTGGAGCACACCATGTTCTGGGAGGACGCTCACTGGTACGGGGGCTGCGAAATGAGCGTCCAGCACTGGCCGATCAGGCTCCCCGGGTACCAGGAGCCCACGCCCTTTGTGACGAGCGACGTGTATTCCTTCAGGGACAGCTTTGGAGGCATCTTGGAGAGGTACTGGCTGTCCTCGAAAGCAGCGGCCATCAAGATCAACGACTCGGTGCCCTTCCACCTGGGGTTCAACGCCAGCGAGCGGTCGCTCTTCTTTCAGGCCAGGTATAAGGATTCTCCCTACAAACCTCCCTTGGGCCAGCAGCCTTTCCCGGAGCTGAGCTACCGCGTCTGCGTCGGCTCGGACGTGACTTCCATTCACAAATACATGGTGCGGAGGTACTTTAACAAGCCTTCCAAGATCCCGTCGGAAATCGCCTTCCGCTATCCCATCTGGTCCACGTGGGCGCTCTACAAAAACGATATTGACCAGGATAAGCTGTTGCGTTTTGCAGAAAAGATTAAAAAGTACCGGTTTAATTGCAGCCACATTGAAATCGACGACACCTACACACAGACTTACGGAGACTTCGACTTTGACCCAGTCAAATTCCCTAATGTGACTGAAATGTTCAAGACGCTGAAAAAAGAGGGATTTAAAGTTACCCTGTGGACGCATCCCTTTATAAACTACAATTCCTCCAATTTTGGCGTGGGAATAGAGCGGCAGCTCTTCATCAAGGAGCCGACGGGGAAACTGCCCGCCATGGTGAAGTGGTGGAACGGCATTGGGGCCATCTTGGATTTTACCAATCCCGCGGCCAGGGAGTGGTTTCAGAGCCAGCTGAAACAGCTGCGGTCCAAGTACGGCATCGCGTCCTTTAAGTTTGACGCCGGGGAGGTCAGCTACCTCCCGAAGCAGTTCAGCACTTTCCGGCCCTTGTCGGACCCCAATATCTGGTCCAGACGGTACACGGAAATGGCCGTTCCGTTCTATGAGCTCGCCGAAGTGCGGGTCGGCTACCAGTCCCAAAACATCTCGTGCTTCTTCCGCATCATCGACCGGGACTCTGTTTGGGGATATGAGCTTGGCCTCAAGTCTCTGATCCCTACCGTGCTCACCATTAGCATGCTGGGATACCCTTTCATTTCAGCTGATATGATTGGTGggaattttttccccaacaaGACGGAAGGGGCTGTTGAAATCCCAGACCAAGAGTTGTACATCCGCTGGCTGGAGCTGTCGGCCTTCATGCCCTCCATGCAGTTCTCAATACCCCCCTGGCTCTATGACAAGGAAGTGATCGAGATTGCACAGAAGTTCACAGAGCTGCATGAGTCGCTGGTCGCCCCTCTCCTGTTGGAACTGGCTGGGGAGGTCACCGACACAGGAGACCCCATCATACGGCCCATCTGGTGGATTTCTCCCAACGACAGATCCACCCATGAAATTGACTCCCAATTCCTCATTGGGGACACCCTCATGGTGGCCCCTGTCCTGGAGCTGGGCAAGCAAGAACGCGATGTGTACCTCCCGGCCGGCAAATGGCGCAGTTACAAAGGGGAGCTGTTTGAGAAGACCCCGGTCCTGCTAACAGACTATCCTGTGGACTTGGATGAAGTTGCCTATTTCCTCTGGGTCTCTTAA